A single genomic interval of Corallococcus macrosporus harbors:
- a CDS encoding DHH family phosphoesterase yields the protein MDQAREFLEACRDKHVLVVPHTDADGLSSGVLMVRALQSLGARPTARLPGKGEDVHQQGFLERLAASSPEALVVLDQGSRAEPLLPGVPTLVVDHHASESFPPGAQVLTAYGHEPVANTSLLTYVLTSSFVVPGPLEWLAVLGTVADLGVDAPMPFLKDALRRAKRSSVTEAVALLNAARRSSRFAAPLAMQVLLRAGSAADIAEGRVPGVDALRDCRLEVQREVARCAKTPPRFAGNLALLMFSSEAQVHPLVAMRWVQRLPDHIVVAANTGYLPGRVNFVLRSRAPVDLLALLRGLDLPPMGGSYAHGHSRATGGSLPPADFLRLMEALGFRGLSDRDVERRGVVP from the coding sequence ATGGACCAGGCGCGTGAGTTCCTGGAAGCCTGCCGGGACAAGCACGTGCTCGTCGTGCCGCACACGGACGCGGACGGGCTCAGCTCCGGGGTGCTGATGGTCCGGGCGCTCCAATCCCTGGGCGCGCGGCCGACAGCGCGCCTGCCCGGCAAGGGAGAGGACGTCCACCAACAGGGGTTCCTGGAGCGGCTGGCGGCCTCCTCTCCTGAGGCGCTGGTGGTGCTGGACCAGGGCAGCCGCGCGGAGCCGCTGCTTCCCGGGGTGCCCACGCTGGTGGTGGACCACCATGCGTCGGAGTCCTTTCCACCCGGGGCGCAGGTGCTCACCGCCTACGGCCATGAGCCCGTGGCGAACACGAGCCTGCTCACGTACGTGCTGACGTCGTCGTTCGTCGTCCCCGGTCCGCTGGAGTGGCTGGCGGTGCTGGGGACGGTGGCGGACCTGGGCGTGGACGCGCCCATGCCGTTCCTCAAGGACGCGCTGCGGCGGGCGAAGCGTTCGTCCGTCACGGAGGCGGTGGCGCTGCTCAACGCGGCCCGCCGTTCCAGCCGCTTCGCGGCGCCGCTGGCGATGCAGGTGCTGCTGCGCGCGGGCAGCGCAGCGGACATCGCGGAGGGGCGCGTGCCCGGCGTGGACGCGCTGCGCGACTGCCGCCTGGAGGTGCAGCGCGAGGTGGCCCGGTGCGCGAAGACGCCGCCGCGCTTCGCGGGGAACCTGGCACTCCTGATGTTCAGCTCCGAGGCGCAGGTGCATCCGCTGGTGGCGATGCGCTGGGTGCAGCGGCTGCCGGACCACATCGTCGTCGCCGCCAACACGGGCTACCTGCCCGGCCGCGTGAACTTCGTGCTGCGAAGCCGCGCGCCGGTGGATCTGCTCGCGCTGCTGCGGGGGTTGGACCTGCCGCCGATGGGAGGCTCATACGCGCACGGCCATTCGCGGGCCACGGGTGGCAGCCTGCCGCCCGCGGACTTCCTGCGCCTGATGGAGGCCCTGGGCTTCCGGGGGCTGAGTGACCGGGATGTGGAGCGGCGCGGCGTCGTGCCCTGA
- a CDS encoding DUF3105 domain-containing protein, whose amino-acid sequence MPRALPALLFSLCLACGSTNDDPPTPGGEACERYSFPLSEISSASHVSSCSSTGCGNGENPPNSGMHCPTWLSCRSFDTEQPRCSWIHNLEHGHAVFLYNCPEGCPDDVAKLEAAMGKAAVGSNGVRRALVTPDSQLPKRFAALLWRRTYLMDSVDPDALTCLLALQDVDANEPGLVCPP is encoded by the coding sequence ATGCCTCGCGCCCTCCCTGCCCTCCTCTTCTCGCTGTGCCTCGCCTGCGGTTCGACGAACGATGATCCGCCCACGCCCGGTGGCGAGGCCTGTGAGCGGTATTCGTTCCCGCTGTCGGAGATCTCGTCGGCCAGTCACGTGAGCTCGTGCAGCAGCACCGGGTGCGGCAACGGAGAGAACCCGCCCAACTCCGGCATGCACTGCCCCACGTGGCTGTCGTGCCGCAGCTTCGACACGGAGCAGCCTCGCTGTTCGTGGATCCACAACCTGGAGCATGGCCACGCGGTGTTCCTCTACAACTGCCCGGAGGGCTGCCCGGATGACGTCGCGAAGCTGGAGGCGGCGATGGGCAAGGCCGCGGTGGGCAGCAACGGCGTGCGCCGAGCGCTCGTCACTCCGGACTCGCAGCTTCCCAAGCGCTTCGCCGCGCTGCTGTGGCGCCGCACGTACCTGATGGACTCCGTGGACCCGGACGCGCTCACGTGTCTGCTCGCGTTGCAGGACGTGGACGCCAACGAGCCGGGTCTGGTTTGCCCTCCGTGA